The Bos indicus x Bos taurus breed Angus x Brahman F1 hybrid chromosome 11, Bos_hybrid_MaternalHap_v2.0, whole genome shotgun sequence sequence TGTGTgccaagttacttcagtcatatctgactcttcatgaagctatggactgtagccctccaagctcctctgtccatggaattctccaggtaagaagactaaagtgggttccatgccctcctccagggggtcttctggacccaaggattgaaccagtgtctcacatctcctgcattgataggcatgTTCTCTACCACCTGGAGAGCCCCAAAttagtgtatgctgctgctgctaagtcgcttcagtcatgtcagaccctgtgcgaccccagggatggcagcccaccaggctctgccatccctgggattctccaggctggagtgggttgctgtttccttccccaatgcatgaaaatgaaaagtgaaagtgaagtcgcttagtcgtgtccgactcttagcgaccccatagactgcagcctaccaggctcctccatccatggggttttccaggcaagagtactggagtgggttgccattgccttctccgaaattagtCTATAGATCAATGTAATTCCAACCAAGATCTCAGGAAGAATTTTTGATGATATAAATGTGATTCTTCGGAATTCACTGCcagtctagtggttagaactctATGTTTTCACTACCAAGGgctcagattcagtccctggttgaggaactaagatcccacaggctacgagccctagccaaaaaaaaagtgattctaaaatttatatggaagaaCAAAGGAACtggaatattttgtaattttttagaaaaaggaaaattaatttggAGAAATAATACTATCCAATTTTATGACTTACTGTAAAGCAAAAGTTACTAAGACAATGGAGTATTGACAAGAAATAGGCATGGGTATTGGCAAATGAAAGATCAGTGGAAAAGAGTATTCAAAATTATACCCATACAACTATAGCCAAATAATTTGGGCAAGGATAAAAAGGTTATTCAAACATGAAAGAACTGTCATTTCAATAAACAGAATAACTGGATATCCATAGGGAAGAAAAATGAACTTTGATCTAAACTTACCACTTTACACAAATGTTAACTCAAAGTGCatcacagatctaaatgtaaaacgtAAAACTTcgaaagaaaatatggaaaaaatcaTGTTGACCTGGGATTATGCGAAGAGTTCttagacatgacaccaaaagcgtgattcacaaagagaaaaagggaCGGCAATAAAACTTTTGTCCTATGAAAGACActgttaaagaatgaaaagactacagattgggagaaaatattttcaaatcacttatctgacaaaggacttatatccagaatgtattaaaaaaaaacacttaaaactcaacactaagAAAACAAATTAACCCAATTAAGAATGGGGAaaaacttgaacagacatttcactaAGTTGGCAAATAAGTGCATgaaaaattttcaacttttatcAGCCAACTCTGATGAGACAACATTATGCATAGAGTTctagtttctccatatcctcagcAGCACTTGGtattattgtttccttttttattattattataaaatgaaaaaaagagacaaataggAAGAATACTAAGTGCTAGTAAGAAGGCAGAACAACTAAAATTCTCATGTATTGCTATTGAAAATGTAAAAGGCACATAGCGGAAAATAGCTGGGCAGTTTCTTCCAAAGTTACACAAGCACTTGTCGCATGGTTCAGCAGTTCCAGCACTAAATATTTACCCAAGTGAACTGAAAACTGACTTTTACATAAAAAGTTGCATAATAACGTTTATAGTAGCTTTACTTATAATTGCCCAAGCAGAAAATAACCTACATGCCCTTCAGTAGTGActagatcctgctgctgctaagtcgcttcagtcgtgtctgactctgtgcgaccccatagacggcagcccacgaggctcctctgtccctgggattctccaggcaagaacactggagtgggttgccattgccttctccaatgcaggaaagtgaaaagtgaaagtgaagtcgctgagtcttctccgactcttagcgaccccatggactgcggccaaccaggctcctccatccatgggattttccaggcaagagtactggagtggggtgccattgccttctccgagtgactAGATCCTAGCTGTAAGAAAAAATAAGTGCTGATTACAAACTCAAATGTCAGAGAGGGTGAGAGAGATGATGTTATTACAAGAAGTAGAACAGGTGACCTCTGTGTCTTACTGGAGAGTATGTGTCTTGTCCAAAGAGCATAGGATCTGATCATGAAGCTCTAGCCAGTTGTTACCAAGTGCAGTTGTCAAGTCTGTAAgttttaagagaaatgaaaatcctgTATTTTCATATGACATCTCCCAACTTCAAAATGCTGACAGCTCCTTCAAGGAAAAGAATCATTgtgaggggagagggaaaggaaggagacttttcattatagattattttataatttggacCATGTGAATACCttactcaaaaaataaatgtaaagtattaagaacaaaatattggccaacattaaaaaataaattttaaatagtatGTAGATCAAATTCTGCCTATAAGTGACCAGTTTGCCAAATTGGCACAAAGGAATTGCCATCAAGAGGAGACGGTAAGCCTTCTAGCACAGAAGGTAGACTAATAGTCTGAGTAACTATCCAGAACCTCATAGAAGGGACTCTTGCATTGAGTAGAAGGTTGCAAAGCTTATCCCCTTACGTGGTGACAAGTGAGGCAGAGCCAAAAGGGAAATCATTTGCGGATGAAAACCAATCTCAGATTACAGGCACATAAAGCAAGGCTCCTATCCACCCATAACTACACAGAACTCAGCAGCCCCTGCTCTGGTCAACAGGAGGGATCTACACAGGTGTGGCTGGTCTACACAGGTAAGGGTCTACACAGGTAGACCTTTAGTGCTATTTTGAATTTGGTGAAAACTCCCCTTTACCCAGAAAGATTTACCCCATATGTATTGTGTCTGATGTCTCGAATTTCTTCATGTTAGACAAAACCTGTTCCCCAAATTTTCTTTCACAATAAATGATACTTGAGGTGGAGGTGGGACTGGGTGTGTGCTGCAATGTCCTAGTTAAGAGTCTAATGACACAACTGGCCACTAGCTTCTACAGGCGATCGATTAATGGGTGGTTTTCCTCCCAGACTTCAAAGAAGgataggtgctgctgctgctgctgctgctgctaagtcgcttcagtcgtgtccgactctgtgcgaccccatagacggcagcccaccaggctccccgtcccttggattctccaggcaaggacactggagtgggttgccatttccttctccaatgcatgaaagtgaaaagtgaaagtgaagtctcttagtcctgcctgactcttagagaccccatggactgcagcccaccaggctcctccgtccatgggatttttcaggcaagagtactggagtggggtgccattgccttctccaaggacagGTGCTACTTGGTAGGAAAGGAGTGAGTGTTGGGTTGAGACAGAGATGCTGACAAGATGGAGGGATCACAGAAAACAAGCTTAACCTactgtatacatacacatgcacacacacacctacatacacacgcacactcacacaccaccATACACGCTACCACATAGCTATGCAGTCAGACTCTAGGGCTTCAGTTCTGGGAATCCACCCTAGGGCCTCCCAACCTGACAGCCTTCCCCCAGCAAGGAACTCTCTCTTAAGCCCTCCCACTTCCCTTCTAAGTCCTGACTCCTGGTAGAAACTATTGGAAAATTTCAGGCAAAACAAATGATGGCTAATATTTCTGCAGTAAATAACCAGGTTGGATTACAGCTTAAACTGCTGGTATTCACAATACCTGGCAGCCGTTGAATCTGTAGGTCATGAACACCCAAGGTCTGCAGGTTTGTCACAGATGTGATATGCTGCTCGTCTTCTAGGGTAAGGGGACTGGCTTCCACTATGAGGGAATGAATGTTCTTACAGGTGCTGAGGACTGAACTGAGGCTTCCAGCCATTCCGACACATCTCTTAATGTGCAACCTGAGGCTTGTAGCTGAGCTGAATATTTTCTCCAGATATTTGATATCTTTCTTACTCAACTTGCAGAAATCCCGGAGTGTGACATCCAAGGTCTTAAACTCCTGCTTCCAGTTGAAGAACAAAGACACAGCCCTGCTGGGAATGTAGGTTCCTGAGAACTCTTGATCCTGGTTCCCGCTTATGTCTCTCACAGCCCCCCCATAGAAGTCCAGTTTAACGAAGTCAAGAGCACTTGCACAGTTAGGCAAGTCTTCAAAGAAGTCAAATAAGTAGTCAGGGATATTCTCTGAGTTGATATATAAGCTTTTACCGCGAAAGAAATCTTCAAATTCTTTGCTCAGGCTAGATGTGGATATACTCTCATGGAATAAGTTGATTCCACACTCTGTAAAGGAATTGATGTTTATGGCTTTCAGAATTTCTTGCACAGTGGTGCTTTTCATATTTTGCATAGATTCCTGCCTCCAGAGAGGCCTCTTGGTGACGGAAAGTCCAAGGAGACTGCCATGTTGATACACTGATGACAAGTGTTTCAGAACAGTCCGGGTGGCTTCAGCAGATGAGCCGCACGTGTACAGGAGCAAGTTGCTGTACTTGGATGTAATGTCTGAAATGGAAACCATTTTCTGCAGGTGACCATTCCCCTTGGTTACCTCCGCTGGTTCTCCAGACGTCAGTAAACTGCTGAGTCTGCGTCCTGCTGTGTACTCCTGGAATGACTGATGAAAGAATTTATACTTTGGCTTGAACCGTTGCGCTGTGTATTTACAGAGGAGTCCTGTTGTCAGCAGGACATCCTCGTTCACATTGGACAAGTCGTCTGGTTCGAAATCAAACCTGCGGGAGAACACACCCTCCAGAGCTAGGTCTCCACAGTGGTCCAAgctctgagtgacttcactcggAGCCAGCCCTTTACGTTTGtgcctgtttttatttattagcaGATCGTAGAAGGTGCAGAACAGTGTGGTTTGTGTGTGAGAGTGGAACTCACTTTTCCCCATCTGAATTGCACAAGTGATGACCACAAAGAGAGGGGTCTTCATCAGATTCCTCAGGCACCTGGATTTCTGAATTTGGAGCAACAAGCCTTCAGCGAACTCCTTTCTCAGCACTTCCTGGATGAGAGCCTGGGCACTGCTCTCAGTCATATCCCCCACCTCAGCAATCAGTGCCCCAAACTGCCGGATGTGCCTCAGGCTCTCTGTGGTGGTGGTGACGATAACCATATTCTTGAAGCGGTGGTTTTCCTTTATCAGGGCTTCAATTTCTGGGCAGTTCTGGGCCTTGAATTCATTGTAGCCATCAAGCAGAAAAAGAACTCTTTGCCGTAACTTCAGCAGCCTGGCCATGAAAGTCTGCTTACTGATCACATCAGGTATATCCAGGAGTTGGTCAGACAGGGTTTCGAAGAGTCCACCCTGGGCCCTGCTCAGACGAAGAAAGAAGACTAATTTGAACTTGGTGAGAGCCTGGCACTCTCCAGAGGCCCAGAGCATGGCGATTCGCTGCAGCAGAGTGGACTTCCCTTTGCCCGATTCCCCTTCGATGATGCAGGGGCTCTGAAGAGTGTCCAGCAGGCCACTCAGGGTCAGCTGCTCCAGGCGGTGATGGTGTTGATCCTTCTTCCATAGCACCGGTTCTGTGAAGGTGCTTTTCAAATTAAACATGATGTCAATATCTTCACCCAGGGGATAGAAGTTGAGAAAAGATGGGCTCTGATAGAAGTACTTTAATTCCTGAGCCAAATCATCTAAGTCTTCTTCTGACATCTGATGAAAAAGACCTGTTAGAGAAGAGGTGAGGTTAAAAAGGACCCGGTTCTGTGTCTCCTCAGAACTTAGCGttcaggaggaggaaggaaagggtggtGCTGAGAATCTGACtttaatttccttccccagttctGGACTGGCAGAAAGGGTTCCAGATATTTACTCCTGCTTTTCCCTGTTACCCTTTACCCTCATTCcccttctgtttcttcatttccacCACCAAACTTTGTAGCAGCTGATTGGAAAGGAGAGGAGCCAGTGTTTGGGATAAGGAAAGTACATGAGTCTAGTGGGGAAATGGCTTAGAATGATGGCCTGGGGTGACGCCCAGCAAATCAAAAATTAACCTTGattaatatttcatgaaaagcaGAATCATGCTGCTTTAGTCAGTCAGGCTCTCTTTAGCATGGAGCTTGGATCAGAGTAGGTAGTCATGGGGCCACTTATCCAAAGATGGTCCTCGTCAGATTGAGGAATGTTGAAAACTACTACTGCATTGACTCCTCTTTTTTAGGGGTGTGGGCACTTGGCAtgatggatcttagttccctgaccagggattgaacctgtgccccctgcagtggaagtgtggagtcttaaccactgaactgccaggtgAGTCCCTGCTTTGACTACTTAAGTACCTTCATTATCCAGTTTGATTCTGAAGTCAGACTATGCTAAATCATTTATTCCCTGACCTTGGAGTTTCTTATTTGGCTTCACCATCAAGTAATCTAGTgggagtgtttttctttttcctgagagTGTCTGAGCTTTTCCTGAATGTGACCAAAGCTCACAGCCCAGGAATATGAAAAGGGAGGAGAGCAGAGGCTCTGTCATGGGGATTATGGATCTTCTTCATGGTTTATTCTATTTGTAGAACATATAAAAGCAAACTGATACTTACTTAGTCCATGCAATTCCTGAAACAGAGGATAGTTCCACTTTTCAAGGGATTTAAGAAAGAGGTTACAGGCTTCTGAACCCTTCTTCAAAATCATGTGAATGACCCCTCTCGCAGCGTCCTGCTCAAACTTCTCGCCGCAAATGACATTTACTTCTTCGTAATTCATAACATTCCATACAAATAGCTCATCCAAAATTTGCTTTATCACAGTCATTCCCATCCTTTGAATGAGAACTTGACTGTTCTCCTTTATGAAATTCACTGAGGGAGTAAGAggaaatacacatatttattcatttatacaaaATATGTATACTAGCATCATGTTGCCAGAGCATTAGGGTCATTCGtccacccaccaccacctcctttgGACCTATCTTGAATTATGGGAATACTGAATGCTTGAATTCCAGGCCTTCAAGCAGAGCTCTGTAAAGCCCTTCATTCCTAACATCAGAGTCCTTGGTGAACAAGGTGTTTTATTCTCTGATAACAAAGTAAAGTGAGTAATCTTGTCCGTGCTGTACAAGAGTAAGGTCAGAGGGGCAAGATGTTGGGCTTTCAAACAAGGAGACTGGCATACAATCTGCCAGTTGCTACCGTCTGTGTAaccttgagaaagtgaaagtgttagttgctcagtcaagtctgactctttgtgacctcatggactgtagcccgccaggctcctctgtccatggaattctccaggcaagaatactggagtgggttgccatttctttttccggggaatcttcccaacccaggtttcctgcattggcagacagattctttaccatctgagccaacagggaagccttggCAAGTTGCtaagcctctctgagcctgtttcagTGCTGTGCTGCTAACCATTGAAAACACTGCCTCTCTGAGGGTAAAGGCCCAAATTCATATATAACACATACCAATGTGCACATTATAATATTTCCACTGTGGCCAATTTCAAGCTAACAATGGGTGTCAGCTGGCTAGCATAAAGCATAAACATTCAGCAATCAGGTCTCATAATACAGTAAGAACCAGTATACCATTGGTTCCTTATCTGTACAATGGAGTTGAAAAGTTACTTATGAAGTTGTAGTGAGAATTCATGTATAGTATTTCATAGAAAGTaatagctcaataaatgttagctactatTGTTAGCCATTATTCTGTTGCCACCACTCAAAGGAGTAGCACATTTTATCTGAGGTGAAATTTGGTGTTTTCTGAAG is a genomic window containing:
- the NLRC4 gene encoding NLR family CARD domain-containing protein 4, with the protein product MNFIKENSQVLIQRMGMTVIKQILDELFVWNVMNYEEVNVICGEKFEQDAARGVIHMILKKGSEACNLFLKSLEKWNYPLFQELHGLSLFHQMSEEDLDDLAQELKYFYQSPSFLNFYPLGEDIDIMFNLKSTFTEPVLWKKDQHHHRLEQLTLSGLLDTLQSPCIIEGESGKGKSTLLQRIAMLWASGECQALTKFKLVFFLRLSRAQGGLFETLSDQLLDIPDVISKQTFMARLLKLRQRVLFLLDGYNEFKAQNCPEIEALIKENHRFKNMVIVTTTTESLRHIRQFGALIAEVGDMTESSAQALIQEVLRKEFAEGLLLQIQKSRCLRNLMKTPLFVVITCAIQMGKSEFHSHTQTTLFCTFYDLLINKNRHKRKGLAPSEVTQSLDHCGDLALEGVFSRRFDFEPDDLSNVNEDVLLTTGLLCKYTAQRFKPKYKFFHQSFQEYTAGRRLSSLLTSGEPAEVTKGNGHLQKMVSISDITSKYSNLLLYTCGSSAEATRTVLKHLSSVYQHGSLLGLSVTKRPLWRQESMQNMKSTTVQEILKAININSFTECGINLFHESISTSSLSKEFEDFFRGKSLYINSENIPDYLFDFFEDLPNCASALDFVKLDFYGGAVRDISGNQDQEFSGTYIPSRAVSLFFNWKQEFKTLDVTLRDFCKLSKKDIKYLEKIFSSATSLRLHIKRCVGMAGSLSSVLSTCKNIHSLIVEASPLTLEDEQHITSVTNLQTLGVHDLQIQRLPGGLTDNLGNLKNLMKLILDNIQMNEEDALKLAEGLTNLKKMCLLRLTHLSDIGEGMDYIVKSLSAEPCDLKEIQLVSCCLSGNAVKTLAQNLHNLARLSILDLSENHLEKDGKEALQQLIDRLHILEQLTVLMLPWCGDVRVSLARLLEQLERVPQLVKLGLKNWRLTDAEIRILGVFFEKNPLENFQQLDLAGNCVSSDGWLAFMSGFENLKELVFFDFSTKGLLPDASLVRKLSHVLSKLTFLQEVQLVGWQLDDDDVSVLKGAFKLVIA